A window of the Parabacteroides merdae ATCC 43184 genome harbors these coding sequences:
- a CDS encoding ExbD/TolR family protein codes for MGSKRKTPGINGSSSADIAFMLLIFFLITTSMDTDKGLARRLPPPVPKDQKKNDVDVNKRNLVVVLINSSNQILFNGEPTDIKQLKDKVKEFIDNPYNDANKPEKVEEDVPFFGKVMTAKKHVISLQNDRGTEYQAYISVQNELAKAYNELRDDISRKKFGKLFADLDEDQQKAVQQIYPQKISEAEPKNYGDKK; via the coding sequence ATGGGTAGTAAAAGAAAGACACCGGGTATTAATGGATCGTCTTCAGCCGATATTGCTTTCATGTTGCTTATCTTCTTCCTTATTACTACATCCATGGATACAGATAAAGGTCTGGCAAGACGTTTGCCGCCTCCTGTTCCTAAAGACCAAAAGAAGAATGATGTTGATGTTAACAAGAGAAACTTGGTTGTCGTGCTGATCAACAGCAGTAACCAAATCCTCTTTAACGGTGAACCTACCGACATCAAGCAACTGAAAGACAAGGTAAAAGAGTTCATTGACAACCCGTATAATGACGCAAATAAACCTGAAAAGGTTGAAGAGGACGTTCCTTTCTTCGGAAAAGTAATGACCGCTAAAAAACACGTAATTTCTTTACAGAATGACCGTGGTACCGAATATCAGGCTTATATCAGCGTTCAGAACGAATTGGCAAAGGCATACAACGAATTGCGTGATGATATTTCCAGAAAGAAATTCGGAAAATTATTCGCAGATCTAGATGAAGACCAACAAAAGGCTGTGCAGCAGATTTATCCGCAAAAGATTTCTGAGGCAGAACCTAAAAATTATGGAGATAAGAAGTAA
- the cmk gene encoding (d)CMP kinase, whose amino-acid sequence MKKIIIAIDGVSSTGKSTMAKDLARELGYTYIDTGAMYRAVTLYSLQHGFFTSGGIDEQKLQDAMNDIDISFRFNPETGRPDTYLNGVKVEKEIRGMEVANRVSPIAALGFVRRAMVAKQQEMGKAKGIVMDGRDIGTVVFPDAELKIYVTASPEVRAQRRLDELKAKGEVASFEEVLENVKTRDHIDMTRVESPLRKADDALELDNSHLTIAEQKAWLLEQYEKVVTSD is encoded by the coding sequence ATGAAAAAGATAATTATAGCGATAGACGGTGTCTCTTCTACCGGGAAGAGCACGATGGCAAAAGATTTGGCAAGGGAGCTGGGATATACCTATATCGATACAGGGGCGATGTACCGGGCTGTCACTTTGTACAGTTTGCAGCACGGTTTCTTTACAAGCGGCGGTATCGATGAACAGAAGTTGCAGGATGCCATGAACGATATCGATATCTCTTTCCGCTTTAACCCGGAAACCGGACGTCCGGATACCTATCTGAACGGCGTGAAAGTGGAGAAAGAAATACGGGGGATGGAAGTGGCCAACCGCGTGAGTCCGATTGCTGCTTTAGGTTTTGTACGCCGTGCGATGGTCGCCAAGCAACAGGAAATGGGGAAGGCGAAAGGGATCGTGATGGATGGTCGCGATATCGGTACGGTTGTCTTTCCGGATGCGGAACTGAAGATTTATGTGACAGCCAGCCCGGAAGTGCGTGCCCAACGGCGTTTGGACGAACTGAAAGCCAAAGGCGAGGTTGCTTCTTTTGAGGAAGTCCTTGAAAATGTGAAGACGCGTGACCATATCGATATGACTCGTGTAGAGAGTCCGCTTCGTAAAGCTGATGATGCGCTGGAGCTGGATAACTCGCATTTGACGATTGCCGAGCAGAAGGCTTGGCTCTTGGAACAGTATGAAAAGGTCGTTACATCAGACTAG
- a CDS encoding ExbD/TolR family protein: MGKFSKAGGREMPELNTSSLPDLVFAFLFFIMMVTSMREVTLMVQFRAPQATELQKLEKKSLVTFIYVGKPTQEYQAKMGSEARLQLNDKFAEVSEIQDYIAQEKSSMKEEDQPFMTVSIKADKETKMGLITDVKQALREAYALKISYSARQAAD, encoded by the coding sequence ATGGGAAAGTTTAGTAAAGCGGGCGGACGTGAAATGCCCGAATTGAATACGTCATCATTACCTGACTTGGTGTTCGCATTCTTGTTCTTCATCATGATGGTAACATCCATGCGTGAAGTAACATTGATGGTGCAATTCCGCGCTCCACAGGCTACTGAACTTCAGAAGCTGGAAAAGAAATCGTTGGTTACATTCATCTATGTAGGAAAGCCGACCCAGGAATATCAGGCTAAAATGGGTTCTGAAGCCCGCTTGCAGTTGAACGACAAGTTCGCTGAAGTATCGGAAATTCAGGACTACATCGCTCAGGAAAAATCCAGTATGAAAGAAGAAGACCAGCCGTTTATGACAGTCTCCATCAAGGCCGATAAGGAAACCAAGATGGGTCTGATCACAGACGTGAAGCAGGCGCTTCGTGAAGCATACGCATTGAAGATTAGTTATTCTGCCCGTCAGGCTGCTGACTAA
- the porQ gene encoding type IX secretion system protein PorQ translates to MRNILFIFFFSFLLRAVVAQTGDTGYTFLRYPSSARANAMGGNTMSLVERDPSLIFHNPALLGAEMDQMVNLNYLNYISDINVGSALFTKAYKEKGAWGVGASFFSQGKIRGMSEEGLPTGDFTAKDISVNGFFSYDLSERWRGGASLKFLYSGIGDYTSIGMVVDAGLSYYDSEKGFSFGFAFKNIGAQLKAYEDERQKMPWDIQLGITKQMAHAPIRLSLTAQYLTKWKVEYVDDYDREYTGDNFFKSFVKHLVIGVDYIPSDNFWLGIGYNPKTALDMKLQGSNALAGFSGGAGVRIKMFDVGVSVAKYHPSALSMMLSISTTISDF, encoded by the coding sequence ATGAGAAATATTCTATTTATATTCTTCTTTTCCTTCTTGTTACGGGCTGTTGTCGCGCAAACCGGCGACACCGGATATACTTTTCTTCGCTATCCTTCTTCGGCAAGAGCCAATGCGATGGGAGGCAATACGATGTCTCTGGTCGAAAGGGATCCTTCCCTGATTTTTCATAACCCGGCTTTATTGGGAGCCGAGATGGACCAGATGGTTAATCTGAATTACCTGAACTATATATCGGATATCAATGTCGGGAGCGCTCTTTTTACCAAGGCGTATAAAGAAAAAGGAGCTTGGGGTGTGGGAGCCTCGTTCTTCAGTCAGGGAAAGATACGGGGAATGTCGGAAGAAGGTCTTCCGACGGGAGATTTTACGGCAAAGGACATCAGTGTGAACGGTTTCTTCTCGTATGACCTTTCCGAGCGCTGGCGTGGCGGGGCTTCGTTGAAGTTTTTATATTCGGGTATCGGCGATTATACTTCGATCGGCATGGTGGTCGATGCCGGTTTGAGTTATTATGATTCTGAAAAAGGATTTTCTTTCGGTTTTGCTTTTAAAAATATCGGAGCCCAATTGAAAGCCTATGAAGATGAGCGCCAGAAGATGCCCTGGGATATCCAGTTGGGGATCACCAAACAGATGGCCCATGCGCCGATCCGTTTGTCGCTGACTGCACAGTATCTGACGAAATGGAAGGTTGAGTATGTAGACGATTACGATAGGGAGTATACAGGAGATAATTTTTTCAAGTCTTTTGTGAAGCATCTGGTGATCGGTGTTGATTATATCCCTTCCGACAACTTCTGGCTCGGTATCGGGTATAACCCCAAGACGGCGTTGGACATGAAATTGCAGGGAAGTAACGCTCTTGCCGGTTTTTCCGGTGGTGCTGGTGTGCGGATCAAGATGTTCGACGTCGGTGTTTCCGTAGCCAAATACCATCCTTCAGCTCTTTCCATGATGCTGAGCATCTCCACTACGATCAGCGATTTCTAA
- a CDS encoding TatD family hydrolase — translation MKLIDTHNHLYLEDFDPEQDQLVTIAKESGIDTLLLPNVDTSTIRRMHDLCDRYPDFAYPMMGLHPTSVDEHYAKNLKETESWLGKRVYCGIGEIGIDLYWDKTYLKEQKEVFEEQLRWSIDLNLPVAIHTREAYPEVFDSLYKVGADTLTGVFHSFTGNEAELEEIKKLNNFKIGINGVITFKNSRLSEIIRQTDIRKIVLETDAPYLAPVPYRGKRNEPAYIWKTAEKVAQTYGLTLEETVETTRINALKLFKIENKPIS, via the coding sequence ATGAAACTGATCGACACACACAACCATCTGTACTTAGAGGATTTTGATCCGGAACAGGATCAACTGGTCACAATCGCAAAAGAGTCGGGCATAGACACCCTGCTACTTCCGAATGTCGACACGAGCACCATCAGGCGGATGCATGACTTATGCGACCGTTATCCGGATTTCGCCTATCCGATGATGGGACTGCATCCGACCAGCGTTGACGAGCATTATGCAAAAAATCTGAAGGAAACAGAGTCATGGCTCGGTAAACGTGTTTATTGCGGAATCGGGGAAATAGGTATAGACCTGTATTGGGACAAAACATACCTGAAGGAGCAGAAAGAAGTATTCGAGGAACAGCTCAGATGGAGCATCGACCTCAACCTGCCGGTCGCCATTCATACCCGCGAAGCATACCCGGAAGTTTTCGATTCTCTATATAAGGTAGGAGCCGACACGCTCACCGGAGTCTTTCATAGTTTTACCGGTAATGAAGCCGAATTGGAAGAGATTAAAAAATTAAATAATTTCAAAATCGGGATAAATGGAGTCATTACATTTAAAAACTCCAGGCTGTCGGAAATCATCCGGCAGACAGACATCCGAAAAATAGTATTGGAGACAGACGCCCCCTATCTCGCCCCTGTTCCCTACAGAGGAAAAAGGAACGAGCCGGCCTATATCTGGAAAACGGCTGAAAAAGTAGCCCAGACCTATGGACTGACACTCGAAGAGACCGTTGAAACAACACGGATAAATGCTCTAAAACTATTTAAAATCGAGAATAAACCAATATCGTGA
- a CDS encoding pseudouridine synthase: MSTEERDESQPRPRKVIPSIRRENTDQDSERRPYNQGYNRPEGNNYERRPYNRGGYNSYGDNRSYGDRPSRPRTYDNRDGGYNKPYNRDNGGNRSYGNSNREGGYNSRPSYGSNRPYGNNDRPSYGNDRSYGNDRPYNRPSRPNYEDRGKAYSATPSGEGVSGDGVKKRRPRVGDTRVSSSYDNRDNRGGRPSYGNNNNRYGNGGGRGGYNNNRRPNNNRRTGDYNPNAKYNFQKQLKYKEVLADPNEPIRLNKFLSNAGVCSRREADEFIQEGVVQVNGQIVTELGTKITRQDTVLFKDQPVQIESKVYIVLNKPKNCVTTSDDPQERLTVMDLVKNACQERIYPVGRLDRNTTGVLLLTNDGDLASKLTHPSFKKKKIYHVWLDKNVSIEDMEKIANGLELEDGEIHADAISYASEDDKSQVGIEIHSGRNRIVRRIFESLGYHVVKLDRVYFAGLTKKNLGRGKWRYLNEREVNALRMGAFE; this comes from the coding sequence ATGAGCACAGAAGAAAGAGATGAATCTCAACCGCGTCCAAGAAAGGTGATACCAAGTATCAGACGGGAAAACACAGACCAGGATTCTGAAAGAAGACCTTACAATCAAGGTTATAACAGACCTGAGGGAAACAACTATGAACGGAGACCATATAACCGCGGAGGTTATAATTCTTATGGGGACAACCGCTCTTATGGAGACAGACCGAGTCGCCCGCGTACGTATGATAACCGTGATGGCGGTTACAACAAACCGTATAACCGCGATAATGGTGGAAACCGTAGCTATGGCAACTCTAATCGTGAAGGCGGCTATAACAGCAGACCTTCTTATGGTAGCAATCGCCCTTACGGTAACAACGATCGCCCTTCTTACGGCAATGACCGTTCTTATGGGAACGATCGTCCGTACAATCGTCCGTCTCGCCCGAACTATGAAGACAGAGGAAAGGCTTATTCGGCTACTCCGTCCGGCGAAGGTGTTTCGGGTGATGGTGTAAAGAAAAGAAGACCGCGTGTAGGTGATACCCGTGTAAGTTCGTCTTACGATAATCGTGATAATCGTGGTGGCAGACCTTCATACGGTAATAACAACAACCGTTATGGAAATGGCGGCGGACGTGGCGGCTACAATAACAACAGACGTCCGAACAACAATCGCCGTACCGGTGATTACAATCCGAATGCCAAGTATAACTTCCAGAAGCAGTTGAAGTATAAAGAAGTGCTGGCAGATCCTAACGAACCGATCCGCTTGAATAAGTTCTTGTCCAATGCAGGTGTTTGTTCTCGTCGCGAGGCGGATGAATTTATCCAGGAAGGAGTTGTTCAGGTAAATGGTCAGATTGTAACTGAATTGGGAACGAAGATTACGCGTCAGGATACGGTGTTGTTCAAAGACCAGCCGGTTCAGATCGAGAGTAAAGTGTATATCGTCCTGAATAAGCCGAAGAACTGTGTGACAACTTCGGATGATCCTCAGGAACGTCTGACTGTCATGGATTTGGTAAAGAACGCTTGCCAGGAACGAATTTATCCGGTGGGACGTCTGGACCGTAATACGACAGGTGTACTGTTGCTGACGAACGATGGCGATCTGGCTTCCAAGCTGACGCATCCTTCTTTCAAGAAGAAGAAAATCTACCATGTATGGTTGGATAAGAACGTATCTATCGAAGATATGGAAAAGATCGCTAACGGATTAGAGCTTGAAGACGGAGAAATCCATGCTGATGCCATCAGTTATGCAAGCGAAGATGATAAGAGCCAGGTCGGTATCGAAATTCACTCAGGACGTAACCGTATCGTCCGTCGTATTTTCGAATCACTGGGCTATCACGTGGTTAAACTGGATCGTGTATATTTTGCCGGTCTTACAAAAAAGAACCTTGGACGTGGAAAGTGGCGTTATCTGAACGAACGTGAAGTGAACGCGCTCCGCATGGGGGCTTTCGAATAA
- the asnS gene encoding asparagine--tRNA ligase, with amino-acid sequence MEAIKRTKIVDVLKSEAFGTTVNVKGWVRTRRGSKQVSFIALNDGSTINNVQIVVDVDKLGEEFLKPITTGASISVNGTLVQSQGKGQNVEIQATEIEIYGSADPNTYPLQKKGHSMEFLREIAHLRPRTNTFGAVFRIRHNMAYAIHKFFHDRGFFYFHTPLITASDCEGAGQMFQVTTMNLYDLKKDENGSIVYDNDFFGKQASLTVSGQLEGELAATALGQIYTFGPTFRAENSNTPRHLAEFWMIEPEVAFNDILDNMQLAEEFIKYCVQWALDNCMDDIKFLNDMFDKGLIERLQGVLKDDFVRLSYTEGIKILEEAVAKGHTFEFPVYWGVDLASEHERFLVEEHFKRPVILTDYPKEIKAFYMKQNEDGKTVRAMDVLFPKIGEIIGGSEREADYDKLLNRINEMGIPMKDMWWYLDTRRFGTVPHSGFGLGFERLLLFVTGMTNIRDVIPFPRTPKNADF; translated from the coding sequence ATGGAAGCAATTAAAAGAACAAAAATTGTAGACGTACTGAAAAGCGAAGCTTTCGGTACGACCGTTAACGTGAAAGGATGGGTCCGTACCCGCCGTGGTAGTAAACAGGTTAGTTTCATAGCCTTGAATGACGGTTCTACAATAAATAATGTTCAGATCGTTGTAGACGTGGACAAGCTGGGCGAAGAATTTCTGAAGCCGATAACAACAGGTGCGAGTATCAGTGTAAACGGTACGTTGGTGCAGTCGCAAGGAAAAGGCCAGAATGTGGAGATCCAGGCTACTGAAATAGAAATTTACGGTTCTGCCGATCCGAATACTTATCCTTTGCAGAAAAAAGGCCATTCGATGGAGTTCCTACGTGAGATCGCTCATCTCCGTCCACGTACGAATACATTCGGAGCGGTGTTCCGTATTCGTCATAACATGGCTTATGCCATTCATAAATTTTTCCATGACAGAGGGTTCTTCTATTTCCATACACCGCTGATCACAGCTTCCGACTGTGAAGGTGCGGGTCAGATGTTCCAGGTGACGACCATGAACCTCTATGATCTGAAGAAGGATGAAAACGGATCTATCGTTTATGATAACGATTTCTTCGGTAAACAGGCGAGCCTGACCGTTTCTGGACAGTTGGAAGGTGAATTGGCGGCTACGGCTTTGGGACAGATTTATACATTCGGTCCGACTTTCCGTGCGGAAAACTCCAATACGCCGCGCCACTTGGCCGAGTTCTGGATGATCGAGCCGGAAGTGGCTTTCAATGATATCCTGGACAATATGCAGTTGGCGGAAGAGTTCATCAAGTATTGTGTACAATGGGCTTTGGACAACTGTATGGATGATATCAAATTCTTGAACGATATGTTCGATAAGGGTTTGATCGAACGTTTGCAGGGAGTGTTGAAAGACGATTTCGTCCGTTTGTCTTATACGGAAGGAATCAAGATTCTGGAAGAGGCCGTTGCTAAAGGCCACACGTTCGAGTTCCCGGTATATTGGGGTGTCGACCTGGCTTCTGAGCATGAACGTTTCCTGGTTGAAGAGCATTTCAAACGTCCGGTAATCCTGACTGACTATCCGAAAGAGATCAAAGCTTTCTATATGAAGCAGAATGAGGACGGCAAGACGGTTCGTGCGATGGATGTGTTGTTCCCGAAAATCGGTGAAATTATCGGTGGTTCCGAGCGTGAAGCCGATTATGACAAACTGTTGAACCGCATCAATGAAATGGGGATTCCTATGAAGGATATGTGGTGGTATTTGGATACCCGCCGCTTCGGTACGGTTCCTCATTCCGGTTTTGGTTTGGGCTTCGAACGTCTGCTGTTGTTTGTGACAGGTATGACAAATATTCGCGACGTGATTCCTTTCCCTCGTACACCGAAGAATGCCGATTTCTAA
- a CDS encoding GNAT family N-acetyltransferase — protein sequence MSLQSVVACRSVKDFSDPALDLIERTYTESFPEVERRDFSLVRNLVRDESRFIVYALSKEDRYVGFITGWLFDGYTYVEHFAIDPAARNGGIGAEAMKQFLVFCGTPVVLEVEMPTDEMSKRRIGFYERLGFKLDNQVYHQPPYREGGEWLEMRLMTYGDVDLEHSFELVKNCLHKNVYGVKDGLTR from the coding sequence ATGAGTTTACAATCAGTAGTAGCATGTAGGTCTGTAAAAGACTTTTCTGATCCGGCATTGGATCTGATAGAGAGAACGTACACAGAATCTTTTCCGGAAGTGGAACGCCGTGACTTTTCGCTTGTCCGCAATTTGGTTAGAGACGAATCCCGGTTTATCGTGTATGCTTTATCAAAAGAAGACCGGTATGTCGGCTTCATCACCGGTTGGCTTTTTGACGGTTATACTTATGTGGAGCATTTTGCAATTGATCCGGCGGCCCGTAATGGAGGAATAGGGGCTGAGGCAATGAAGCAATTTCTGGTCTTCTGCGGTACTCCGGTTGTTCTGGAAGTAGAAATGCCTACTGATGAGATGAGCAAGCGCAGGATTGGCTTTTATGAACGTTTGGGCTTTAAACTGGACAATCAGGTTTATCACCAGCCTCCTTACCGGGAAGGTGGAGAATGGCTGGAGATGCGGCTTATGACATATGGCGATGTTGATCTGGAGCATTCTTTCGAGCTGGTGAAGAATTGTCTTCATAAGAATGTGTATGGAGTGAAAGATGGGCTCACCCGGTGA
- a CDS encoding Lrp/AsnC family transcriptional regulator, producing the protein MAHHQLDELDEKILKLIIGNARMPFLEVARECNVSGAAIHQRIQKLTNLGVIKGSEFIVDNTKVGYETCAYMGLYLKSPGQFPSVTEALKEIPEVVECHYTTGQYDLFIKIYAKNNQHLLSIIHNKLQPLGLARTESLISFKEAFKRQIPIDLEDED; encoded by the coding sequence ATGGCACACCATCAACTGGATGAACTTGACGAGAAGATATTAAAACTAATCATAGGCAATGCCCGTATGCCTTTCCTCGAAGTTGCACGGGAGTGTAATGTATCGGGTGCAGCAATACACCAACGTATACAAAAACTTACCAACCTGGGTGTAATCAAAGGATCTGAATTTATCGTCGACAACACAAAAGTAGGTTATGAAACTTGTGCATACATGGGTTTGTACCTCAAATCTCCCGGGCAGTTTCCATCGGTGACGGAGGCTCTGAAGGAAATCCCGGAGGTGGTTGAATGTCACTACACGACTGGACAATATGATTTATTCATAAAGATATATGCAAAGAATAACCAGCATTTGCTAAGCATTATCCATAATAAGCTTCAACCGTTAGGCCTTGCCCGAACCGAATCGCTGATCTCTTTCAAGGAAGCGTTCAAACGGCAGATCCCAATCGACTTGGAAGATGAAGATTAA
- a CDS encoding energy transducer TonB — translation MEVKKSPKADLEKGKTMGILMGMIVGLAVLFVGFEWSDREITIVQDQGVADIIAEEEVEITRPEDTPPPPPPPPAPAVAEVLTVVEDDVKLDDVEIVSSEDDAASAQVEAYTPPAVVEEEEESSQQIFTVVETMPEFPGGQGALLQYLAKSIKYPVIAQENGIQGRVSCSFVVNKDGSIVDAEVIRGVDPSLDKEALRVINSMPKWSPGKQRGKPVRVKYTVPVTFRLQ, via the coding sequence ATGGAAGTTAAGAAATCACCGAAAGCGGACCTGGAAAAAGGTAAGACGATGGGTATCCTGATGGGTATGATCGTCGGACTTGCAGTACTGTTCGTGGGCTTCGAATGGAGCGACCGTGAAATCACAATCGTCCAAGATCAGGGCGTTGCTGATATCATCGCAGAAGAAGAAGTTGAAATTACGAGACCGGAGGACACTCCTCCCCCTCCACCGCCACCTCCCGCACCTGCTGTGGCAGAAGTATTAACCGTTGTAGAAGATGACGTCAAGTTGGACGACGTCGAAATCGTATCATCCGAAGACGATGCCGCTTCTGCACAGGTTGAAGCTTATACTCCTCCCGCAGTAGTTGAAGAAGAAGAGGAATCTTCACAGCAGATCTTTACTGTTGTAGAAACAATGCCTGAATTCCCCGGCGGACAAGGAGCTTTGTTACAATACCTGGCAAAATCAATCAAGTATCCGGTTATTGCTCAGGAAAACGGTATCCAGGGTCGTGTATCCTGCTCGTTTGTGGTTAACAAAGACGGTTCTATCGTAGACGCAGAAGTTATCCGTGGTGTTGACCCGTCACTGGATAAAGAGGCTCTCCGTGTGATCAACAGCATGCCGAAATGGTCACCGGGCAAACAGAGAGGTAAACCCGTACGTGTTAAATACACAGTGCCTGTTACATTCAGACTGCAATAA
- a CDS encoding polyprenyl synthetase family protein, translating to MFAFNDILQKIEQEITRLQFTYPPKSLYDPIEYILSLGGKRIRPALVLMACNLYKENVDTAVNPALGLEVFHNFTLLHDDLMDDADKRRNKPTVHKVWNANTAILSGDAMLIAAYQLIGETESESLKEILDLFTRTALEICGGQQYDMEFESRTDVTEEEYIEMIRLKTAVLLACALKMGAIMGNAPKADAETLYQFGINIGLAFQLQDDLLDVYGDTATFGKNIGGDILCNKKTFMLINALRLASNTQKAELNSWIGKKTFDPAEKIAAVTAIYDQLRLKELSEEKIHAYYNQAMNCLTSLNVAPERLNILKEVSARLMNRQS from the coding sequence ATGTTCGCTTTCAATGACATCCTACAGAAAATAGAGCAGGAAATTACCCGGCTCCAATTCACCTATCCGCCCAAAAGCTTATACGACCCAATCGAGTACATACTTTCACTCGGTGGAAAAAGAATCCGTCCGGCACTCGTACTGATGGCATGTAACTTATATAAGGAAAACGTAGATACAGCCGTCAATCCGGCGTTAGGGCTTGAAGTATTCCATAACTTCACCCTTTTGCACGACGACCTGATGGACGATGCCGATAAAAGAAGAAACAAACCGACCGTCCATAAAGTATGGAATGCCAACACAGCCATCCTATCCGGCGATGCCATGCTGATCGCAGCCTATCAACTGATCGGCGAAACAGAATCCGAATCATTAAAAGAAATATTAGACCTGTTTACCCGTACGGCGCTTGAAATATGCGGCGGGCAGCAGTACGACATGGAGTTCGAATCGAGAACCGATGTAACGGAAGAGGAATATATCGAAATGATCCGACTGAAAACGGCCGTATTGCTAGCCTGTGCCCTGAAGATGGGAGCCATCATGGGGAACGCTCCGAAAGCCGATGCCGAAACGCTGTATCAGTTCGGCATCAACATCGGACTGGCCTTCCAATTGCAGGATGACCTGTTGGATGTCTACGGAGACACGGCCACTTTCGGCAAAAATATTGGAGGAGACATACTCTGCAACAAAAAGACATTCATGCTGATCAACGCTTTACGCCTTGCTTCAAATACTCAAAAAGCGGAACTGAACAGTTGGATAGGTAAAAAGACATTCGATCCGGCAGAGAAAATCGCCGCCGTAACAGCCATCTATGATCAATTGCGGTTAAAAGAGTTGTCCGAAGAAAAAATACACGCATATTATAATCAGGCAATGAACTGTCTAACCTCATTAAACGTAGCTCCCGAAAGGCTAAACATACTGAAAGAAGTCAGCGCCCGTTTAATGAACCGCCAGTCTTAA
- a CDS encoding MotA/TolQ/ExbB proton channel family protein, giving the protein MKKYFAKTFMSLCALGISSVAFAQEATETAVEGGMYQALKTKFIEGGADFMSLVAIALIFGLAFCLERIIYLNLAETNSSKLLKGIEDALDKGDVEGAKAIARDTRGPIASIAYQGLMRIDQGIDVVEKSIVSYGGVQGGLLEKNMSWITLFIAMAPSLGFLGTVVGMIMAFDKIEQVGDISPTVVAGGMKVALITTVGGLIVALILQIFYNYLLSKLEAILNQMEDASITLLDLVIKYNLKFKK; this is encoded by the coding sequence ATGAAAAAGTATTTTGCAAAAACGTTCATGAGTTTATGTGCTCTTGGAATCTCTTCTGTAGCATTCGCGCAAGAAGCTACCGAAACCGCTGTTGAAGGTGGCATGTACCAGGCTTTGAAGACTAAGTTTATCGAAGGTGGTGCCGACTTCATGAGTTTGGTTGCCATCGCATTGATTTTCGGTTTGGCTTTCTGCTTGGAAAGAATCATTTACCTGAACTTGGCTGAAACTAACTCCAGCAAATTGCTGAAAGGTATCGAAGATGCTTTGGATAAAGGTGATGTAGAAGGTGCAAAAGCTATTGCTCGTGACACAAGAGGTCCTATCGCTTCTATCGCTTACCAGGGTTTGATGAGAATCGACCAGGGTATTGATGTTGTTGAAAAATCTATTGTTTCTTATGGTGGTGTTCAGGGTGGTCTTTTGGAAAAGAACATGTCTTGGATCACATTGTTTATCGCAATGGCTCCGTCATTAGGATTCTTGGGAACTGTAGTAGGTATGATCATGGCGTTCGATAAAATCGAACAGGTTGGTGATATCAGCCCGACGGTTGTAGCAGGTGGTATGAAAGTGGCCTTGATCACAACAGTAGGTGGTTTGATCGTTGCTTTGATCCTTCAGATATTCTATAACTATTTGTTGAGCAAACTGGAAGCTATCCTGAACCAGATGGAAGATGCTTCTATCACTTTGCTGGACTTAGTTATTAAATATAACCTCAAATTTAAAAAATAA